A single genomic interval of Mustela nigripes isolate SB6536 chromosome 7, MUSNIG.SB6536, whole genome shotgun sequence harbors:
- the PTRHD1 gene encoding putative peptidyl-tRNA hydrolase PTRHD1 yields MHRGAGPAFRWARKMASSGPEPQILVQYLVLRKDLSQAPFSWPAGALVAQACHAATAALHIHRDHPHTAAYLQDLGRMRKVVLEAADERTLKDLAETLQQKNVDHMLWLEQPENIATCIALRPYPKEEVNQYLKKYRLFK; encoded by the exons ATGCACCGGGGAGCAGGGCCGGCCTTTCGGTGGGCCAGGAAGATGGCGTCCTCTGGCCCAGAGCCGCAGATCCTAGTCCAATACTTGGTGTTACGAAAGGATCTATCGCAGGCCCCATTCTCCTGGCCGGCGGGCGCACTGGTAGCGCAGGCCTGTCACGCAGCCACCGCGGCCTTGCACATTCACCGCGACCATCCCCACACGGCCGCATACCTCCAGGACCTGGGGCGCATGCGCAAGGTGGTCCTCGAG GCCGCCGATGAGCGCACCCTGAAGGACCTGGCTGAGACCCTACAACAGAAGAACGTTGACCACATGCTGTGGCTAGAACAGCCGGAGAATATCGCCACTTGCATTGCGCTCCGTCCCTACCCCAAGGAAGAAGTGAACCAGTATTTGAAGAAGTACCGATTGTTCAAATGA
- the CENPO gene encoding centromere protein O, which produces MEWANDGKSKGGVLAHLERLEIQVNRSRKNSEDLQRAQAVEGALRTKIHKLRCLRDELRAEAKQRQARIKASAANVEPDQTLEISEQEVAERRRENVKAILRAYRFTGLSGKLTSRGFCVCISTAFEGNLLDSYFVDLVIQKPLRIHHHSIPVFIPLEEISAKYLQTNIQHFLFCLCEYLNAYAGRKYQADRLQSDFAAFLAGPLRRNSLCNLLSFTYKVEPQGQSVPFCARLRYKDLTTTLPTDVTVTYQGTDALSPSWEEQRASHENLFFSKPLHQVFTSFARKGEKLDMSLVS; this is translated from the exons ATGGAGTGGGCGAATGACGGCAAGTCCAAAGGAG gtGTTTTAGCTCACTTGGAAAGACTAGAGATTCAAGTGAATAGATCCCGTAAAAACTCAGAAGATCTGCAGAGAGCACAGGCCGTTGAAGGCGCTCTTAGGACCAAGATTCATAAACTGAGATGTCTACGAGATGAACTGAGAGCTGAAGCAAAGCAGCGTCAAGCCAGA ATTAAAGCATCTGCTGCCAATGTAGAACCTGACCAAACCCTGGAAATCAGTGAGCAAGAAGTTGCGGAAAGAAGACGAGAAAATGTGAAAGCCATCCTGCGGGCGTATCGTTTCACag ggctcagtgggaagctgaCCAGCCGAGGGTTCTGTGTCTGCATCAGCACTGCTTTTGAGGGAAATCTGCTGGATTCCTATTTCGTCGACCTTGTCATACAGAAGCCACTTCGGATACATCACCATTCCATTCCGGTCTTCATTCCCCTCGAGGAGATCTCTGCAAAATACTTACAGACTAATATTCAGCACTTCCTGTTCTGTCTTTGTGAATACCTAAATGCTTACGCTGGGAGGAAGTACCAGGCAGATCGACTTCAG AGTGACTTTGCAGCCTTCCTGGCCGGGCCCTTGCGGAGAAACTCGCTGTGCAACTTGCTCTCCTTCACTTACAAAGTGGAGCCGCAGGGTCAGTCGGTCCCATTTTGTGCCAGACTGCGGTATAAGGACCTCACGACAACCCTGCCAACTGACGTCACCGTTACGTACCAAG GAACGGACGCATTATCCCCCTCGTGGGAAGAACAGCGAGCATCCcatgaaaatctgtttttttcgAAGCCCCTACATCAAGTGTTTACTTCATTtgcaagaaaaggagaaaagttgGATATGAGCCTGGTCtcctag